From Melitaea cinxia chromosome 3, ilMelCinx1.1, whole genome shotgun sequence, one genomic window encodes:
- the LOC123669560 gene encoding alpha-tocopherol transfer protein-like, whose amino-acid sequence MLSDVSKLPSVQLGDFLLQFELEEPRESVREIARRELRETPEVVKPAVEELRKLLEEDKDLTVPHDRDAWLIRFLRPCKFYPESAYDMIKRYYAFKVKHHKLYDGLTPSKEQNIFNQNILRVLPNRDQLGRRVLVLELGKKWNTSKCSLDEVFKGCVLFLEAAMLEPETQICGAVVIFDMEGLSMQQVWQFTPQFAKRIVDWLQESIPLRIKGLYIINQPYIFNMVFQLFKPLLKEKLRSRIVFMGSDRELLYKYISPKCLPDCYGGTLSIPNVNGPQWLELLLICDTEFAAINNYGYKK is encoded by the exons ATGCTCTCGGATGTTTCAAAGTTGCCTAGCGTACAGCTAGGAGATTTTTTACTGCAATTTGAGCTTGAAGAGCCCAGGGAGTCGGTACGAGAAATAGCCAGACGAGAACTACGCGAAACGCCGGAAGTTGTAAAACCAGCTGTTGAAGAACTGAGGAAATTGTTAGAAG AGGACAAGGATCTTACAGTCCCTCATGATAGAGATGCGTGGCTGATAAGATTTTTACGACCGTGCAAGTTCTATCCAGAGAGTGCTTATGATATG atAAAAAGATATTACGCCTTCAAAGTAAAGCACCACAAACTCTACGATGGTCTCACACCCAGCAAAGAGCAAAATATCTTCAACCAAAACATACTACGAGTGTTGCCAAACCGCGACCAGCTGGGCAGAAGAGTTCTTGTCCTCGAACTAGGAA AGAAATGGAACACAAGTAAGTGTTCACTAGACGAAGTTTTCAAAGGATGCGTGTTGTTCCTGGAGGCCGCCATGTTGGAGCCGGAAACGCAGATCTGCGGTGCGGTCGTCATATTCGATATGGAAGGCTTATCAATGCAACAAGTATGGCAATTCACGCCACAATTCGCTAAACGAATTGTTGATTGGCTACAG GAAAGCATTCCACTACGAATCAAAGGCTTATACATAATCAACCAGCCCTACATATTCAACATGGTGTTCCAGCTTTTCAAACCCTTGCTCAAAGAAAAGCTGCGCTCGCGTATTGTATTCATGGGTAGTGATAGAGAGCTTTTGTATAAGTACATAAGCCCTAAATGTCTCCCGGACTGCTACGGCGGTACTCTCTCAATACCGAATGTTAACGGACCACAGTGGTTGGAACTCTTGTTAATCTGTGATACAGAATTTGCAG CAATCAACAATTACGGATATAAGAAGTAA